ATAATAATATTTATATGAGTTATTATACGTGTGTTCTCAAGATTTGCTGAACATCCAAATTGTCTTTCTGGGGAATTATGAAATTATCTAAATCTGCAGGAGAGTTTATTTGTTCAGTATTATCAATAAACCCATATCCTAAATAAACTCCGTTTTTAATTAAAACAAATGCTTCCTCGTCAGATGTTCTACCTTTTCGCTTTATAACTTTATGTTCTTCAACTTTGGTTATAATTTCTAGCGCATCTTGAACCCGTTTATTGTAGTTACTTGGTTGTTCGTTATTAGTACAAACACCTTTGCAGGTTTTAATGTTATAATGGCAACATTGTGCTACACCTTCTTGTAAATGACAATATTTTGGGCATAACTCATACTTTGAGCAAAACGCTTCTAAAAACAAACGACATTCTCTAATATTATAAAAAACCTTAATCGGGTTTGGACAGGATTTTGCAGGGTTAAATGCTAAATGCATAATGCCATTCCGGTCCTGATAACTAAAGATTCCATAGCTTTTAGGATTGCGTTTAGCTTGCTTATTAAACTTCGGATAATGATGCTTAATAGCAGCGTCTTCCATTAAAAGTGCGAGTAATTCACTGCCAGCTAACTCAAAGTCAATATCTCTAGTTTCCCGACACATATCCAACGATTTTTGAGTTTTACTATAAAAGTGACTCAACACACGCTTTTTTAAATCCTTGGCTTTTCCTATATAGATTATTTCTCCTACTTTGTTTTTAAAATAATAAATACCAGCTGTATTGGGAATGGCATTGAAAACCGCTGTTGGTAGGTGGGATGGGAGTGTAGCCTCTCTGGACGATTTATTTAAAAAACTACTAAAAACGTTTCCTGTTTCATCTTTTTTCAATAACATATCAAATAGAACCACAGTGGCTTTGGCATCACCTCTTGCTCGGTGTCTGTCGGTTAAATTTATATCTAAACTTTTACACAATTTACCCAAACTGTAAGACGGAAATCCTGGAAATAATTTCCGAGACAATCTGACGGTGCATAATTTTTTTCGGTTGAAATCTAAATCTAATAATTTGAATTCATCGCGAATTACATTATAATCGAAATTCACATTATGAGCAACAAAAACGGTGTCTTCAGTTATGTTAAGAATGTCTTGAGCAACTTCTTCAAAAGTCGGTGCATTAGCCACCATGGCATTGTCGATTCCAGTTAAAGTTGTTATGTAAATGGGAATTAGGGTTTGCGGGTTTATCAAGGATGTAAACTCATCTATTACTTGATTTCCATCGTATTTAAATATGGATATTTCGGTAATTCTATTCGTTTGTCCAGTCGTTTCGACATCTATAATGGTATATATCATTTTAAATGTTTTTCTAATAATTTTAATTCTACGCCCAAATTGTTAAACATAGTCATAATACTGCTGATTTTTAATTCTTCTTGATCGTATTCTTGGGTGTTAATACTGCATGTAAATTCCCATAGCTCCAACACTTCATCTATAGGTATTTCATAAGGTTTGTAGAGTGGATTATCTGAAACCAACAGTAAACTATTTGTTTCTTTAATGTTGTTAATAACGCGCTTGTAAACCATACCGTCGTTTAGCGTTAATAAAACATAGGTTCGGTTGCTTGAAATATCACGCCTATCTTCAACAAATTTACCAACCACATAAGAGCCTTCTTTTAAAGGCAACATAGAATCTCCCTTAATAGGAAACGCACGGTGTTTTCCCGATGGTAAAAATGGCAATTTAATTTTCTGTAATTGCTCTATATATTCGGGGTCATCATAACCGGATAAATAACCAGCAGAAGCTTTAATGGGAACCACTTCAATTAAATTTTCATTGTCATCATCAACCGTTATGGGAAATAAAACACGGGTGTTTCCAATGTCAATAAAGGAGGTGTCTTTAGACTTGGTTAAATCGTTTTTTATTAGAATATCCACAGGAATTTTAAAGTAATTTGACAATTCAATAAGCATGTCAATAGATGGCGTAGAGCGACCTTCTTCATACGAACTAATTCGAGAACGTGTAATTTTTAAGTCGTCCGCAAATACTTCTTGCGTTAACCCCTTGAGATGCCGAAGATGACGAATATTTTTAGTAATCTTTTTCATAATGCTACAAATATAAGCAATAATTGCTTAATAATGTAGCTAACTTTGCAGTATGAAATGTGGTTGATAAAATATTTTAAATTCAATAGTATCTTAAACGATTCTATTTACTGCTTTAAGTCGATTGTATGTATTGAAGTTATAAGAGATTTAAATTTTTGGATGTTCCCATTTCGGCCTATCGAAGACTTATCGTAAAATTTGAAATGAAGATGGCGTGAAATTTCAGGCTGTTTGAGCACACAAAATCTTGAATTAAGGACCGTTTTAATGCGAGTTCCTGAAATTTAGCCATCAAATGATAAATTTAGATATAGGTTCGTAAGCCTAGACTTTTTTGTTTCTTTTTTGGGTAATGCAAAAAAGAAAAGGATAAAAGTTTATTTAGGCATTTTTTTTTCAATTAGTAAAAGTATTAATTGAAAACGGTCTATGATAATAAATATAAACACATGAAAAAGCAAATGTTACATCTGGATTTAGACACCTTTTTTGTGTCCTGTGAACGCCTGATTGATAGCCGATTACAAAAGCGACCATTGTTAGTTGGCGGAATTGGTGATAGAGGTGTGGTAGCAGCTTGTAGCTATGAAACCAGACGTTTTGGTGTGCATTCCGGTATGTCCATGAAAGTAGCCAGACGCTTATGTCCGGAAGCGGTTGTTATTAGAGGCGATTCATCTACCTACACCAAATATTCACACCTGGTGACTGAAATTATTAAAGAGCGCGTGCCTGTTTTTGAAAAAGCAAGTATTGATGAATTTTATGCCGATTTAAGCGGAATGGATAAATTTTTTGGGAGTTATAAATATGCTTCAGAATTGCGCCAGGAAATTATAAGAGAAACCGGATTGCCTATTTCGTTTGGGTTATCAGCCAATAAAATTGTGTCCAAAGTGGCTACAGGTGAAGCCAAACCGAATAATCAATTACGGATTGATATGGGTTTTGAAAAATCGTTTTTAGCACCATTATCTATTCGGAAAATTCCGTCTGTTGGCGAAAAAACCTATCAGATTTTACGGAATTTGGGAGTGGATAAAGTGCATGTGGTTCAGCAAATGCCTTTGGAAATGATGATAAGTGTTTTGGGTGCCAACGGTAAAACTATTTGGAAGCGTGCCAATGGTATTGATAATCCATCATTAATTCCGTTTCATGAGCGTAAATCTATTTCTACCGAGCGCACGTTTACCAAAGATACCATTGATGTGGTAAAATTACGAACCACTATTTTTGCCATGGCGGAAAATCTAGCGTTTCAGTTACGAAGAGCCGATAAGTTAACAGCTTGTATTGCTGTTAAAATCAGGTATTCCGATTTTAATACCTATACCAAACAAATTAAAATTCCCTACACCAGTGCAGACCATATTCTTGTGCCTGCGGTTTTGGAACTATTTGATAAACTGTACCAACGGCGTTTATTAATCCGTTTGGTAGGCGTTAAGTTCACCCATATTGTTACAGGAAACTATCAAATTAATTTGTTTGATGATACCGAAAACATGCTTAATTTATATAACGCTATGGATACCATTCGGAGTAAATATGGCGAATTAAGTATTCAGCGCGCCGCGTCCATGGGTGCAAAAACCATTGGACGTTTTAAAAATCCATTTAATGGCGAACCACCCGTAATTTTAGCACACCGTAAACACTAATGTATCTTAATTGTCACTCATATTATTCCTTGCGTTTTGGCACATTTTCAGAAGTTGATCTTTTGGAATTGGCTAAAGCAAATGGCGTGAAACATTTAACGTTAACCGATATTAATAATACATCGGCTTGTTTAAATTTTATTCGAAAAGCGAAAGATTATAACATAAAACCCGCTGTAGGAATCGATTTTAGAAATGGCGCAAAACAACAATTTGTAGGAATTGCAAAAAACAATGACGGCTTTCAGGAACTGAATACTTTTTTATCGGAATACGCACATCAAAAAAAGCGGCTTCCAGACCTGTCCCCAAAATTTGAGAATGCGTTTGTAATTTACCCGTTGGAACAAGTTATGCAACTTGAGAAAACCAAATTTGAAAATTTTGAGTTTATAGGTATCACTATTAATGACCTTAAAAAGTTACCCTTTACAATTTATAAGGATTATGAAGATAAACTGGTTATTCAACAACAAGTGACTATTCGGAATAAAAAAGATTTTAATGCACACCGTTTGTTGCGCGCCATTGATAATAATACTTTGTTGAGTAAATTATCAAAAACAGAGGAATGTAGTGAGCATGATAAAATGTATCCCGAAGCGGATTTAGCAGAAATTTTTCAATTGTTTCCATTTATTTTAGAAAACACGAAGCAATTATTAAATGCGTGTTCTGTTGAATTTAATTTTGGAGCGGATAGAATTTCTCAAAATCAAAGTTTGTATTTAGAATCAGAAGAAGCCGATTTTAATTACTTAAAGAAACTCTGCGAGCAGAAAATTTACAGACGTTACCCATATCCTTCCGAAAAAGTACGAGAACGTTTAGAAACCGAACTCAAAACGATTAAGGAGATGAGTTTTGTATCCTATTTTCTTATCAATTACGATATTGTGAGCTATTCAAAAAGTCAAGGGTACATTCATGTAGGAAGGGGAAGTGGTGCCAATAGTATTGTAGCGTACATTATAGGAATTACCGATGTAGATCCCATAGAATTGGATTTGTATTTTGAACGGTTTATTAATCCATTCCGAAAATCGCCACCTGATTTTGATATCGATTTCTCGTGGAAAGAGCGCAATGATATTACCGAATATATTTTTAAACGCTTTAAAAATGTCGCGCTATTAGCTGTTTATAACACCTTTAAATTCCGAGCGGTTGTTCGAGAATTAGGAAAGGTTTTTGGCATGCCAAAAGAAGAAATAGATAAAATATGTACCGGTAGATATCAAAAACCAGAATTTGATGAAATGGGTGCTTTGGTCATTAAGTATGGCGAATTAATTCAGGGTTTTCCTAATTATGTTAGTGTACATTCCTGTGGGATTTTAATATTAGATAAACCTATTCATTATTATTCAGCAACCAATATGCCACCAAAAGGATTTCCTACTGTGCAATTTGATATGATTATTGCCGAAGATGCTGGGATTTTTAAATTCGATATTTTAGGACAACGTGGATTAGCAAAAATTAAAGACACGTTAGAAATTATTAAATATAACAGACCCGAAGCACCCGAAATTGATATCACAGATGTTGAAAAATTTAAAACAGATCCCAAAGTAAATGCGCTATTAAAAAACGGAAAAGCCACAGGTGCTTATTATGTAGAATCGCCAGCCATGAGAGGTTTAATGTGTAAACTCCAAACCCAAGATTATTTAGGATTGGTGGCAGCAAGCTCCATAATCAGACCTGGCGTTTCGGGTTCAGGGATGAAACAAGAATTTATTAAACGCCAAAGACATCCAGAACGTCGGAAAGAAGCCAATCCGATATTGTTAAAGATTATGCCAGAAACCTATGGCATTATGGTATATCAAGAAGATGTGCTAAAAGTGGCTAATCAATTTGCAGGCTTAACTTTAGGAGAAGCCGATGTGTTGCGGCGTGGTATGAGTGGTAAATTTAGGTCGAGAGCCGAATTTCAAGCGGTTGAAGATAAATTTATAGCCAATTGTAAAACTAAAGGCTATACAGATGCATTAACACTGGAAGTTTGGGAGCAAATAAAAAGTTTTGCAGGCTATGCATTTGCAAAAGGACATTCGGCTTCTTATGCCGTGGAAAGTTATCAGAGTTTGTATTTAAAATGTTATTATCCGTTGGAATTTATGGTGGCTGTTTTAAATAATGGCGGCGGATTTTATAGCACCGAACATTATATTCATGAAACAAAAATGTGTCAGGGCATTATAAAAACACCCTGTATTAATAAAAGTGACCATCCCAATACAATAGAAGGAAACACGATTTATTTAGGCTTTGGTTATCTTAAAAATTTAGAAAGTTATACGGTAAAACGGATTTTAACCGAACGGCAGTTGTATGGTACATTTAAATCGTTGGATGATTTTATTGATCGCGTGGTGATTAGTATTGAACAATTAACCATTTTAATTAGAATTGGTGCGTTTAGTTTTACAGAAATCCCCAAATCCGAATTGCTTTGGAATGCTATTTTTAAGATAAATTCTAGTAAAGCAAAAACACCTCAAAAACAATTATTCAAACCAAACCATAAAGCCTTTACCTTGCCAACACTTAATTCCAGTTGGATAGAAGATGCTTATGACCAAATGGAATTATTGGGTTTCCCTTTGTGCAATTATTTTGATTTGATAAACGAACCCATTCAGGAACACATTAAAGCCAAAAACATGTTTCAATACCGAACTAAAAACGTGCTGTTATATGGTAAGTTGGTAAATACACGATTTCATAAAGGTGCTACAGGAAAGCTCATGCGGTTTTGCACATTTGTAGATGATGAAGGGTGTTATTTTGATACCGTACACTTTCATGATACGGTAGAAAAATATCCCATTCATGGCATTGGAATATATGCGTGTTATGGGAAAATAACCGAAGAATTTGATTTTTGCAGTGTTGAAATTATTTGGACTCAAAAAATGGCATTAAAACCAGATCCACGGTTAAACTAATTGGCTCTGCCAAAGGGTATAATTCCCTGAAAGTTGGCCTTAACATTAAAAGCTCATTTCTTACCAATGCCTCGTGGATTTCCCTTCAGGTAGTTTACTGTGTTTAACTTTCATAAGAAATATCCATGATTTCAAAAACCCGATCCTCTTTGACCAGTTTTAAAATAGCTTTTTCGCCTACCTTTTTATCCGTTAACAATCTCGCGATTGGTGAGATGAAGGAAATTTTACCTTTCGCAATATCGGCTTCATCCACACCAACTATTTGATATTTTTGAAACGTTTTGGCACTTCCAATTTTAAGGGTAATTAATGCGCCAAACCGAATTTCATCTTGCGGTTGTTTAGCTAAATCAACAATTTTTGCAGTGGTTATTCTATTTGTTAGTAATTGCAATTTGGCGTTTATATGGTTTATGGCAATACGTCTTTCTTTTTCGTTTGTAGTATTTAAGTGTTCTTTTTCATCCGCAAAGGCTTGTTTTTCCACCAATAATTCATCCATCCCATTTGGAGTCACGTAGTTTGTTACACCTTCAGGCAAATCTGCTCGTGGTGCTACAAAAGGTATGTCTTCTTGGTCATCTTCTTTTACAAATCCTCTACTCATAATTTATGTACGTTTTTGTTTTCCTAATTCAATAAGATAAAACTATTTTTTTAATTAGCCGAACCCTGCATTCAATGTTTTTTGGTGGCAGAATAATTAGGTAATATTTTCCAAAAAAAAAGGCTGTAAATAAAAATTCACAGCCTTTTTTTAATAATTAAGGAAAATTTAATAAACCATAACGCTAGACTCTTGATTTCCGCTTCTTCATTTTTTTATCTTCCATTTTCTTTAAAATCTTCTCTTGTTTCCTATCGTTTAATTCTGCTTTTGTAAGCTTCTTTCTTAATTTAGCCATGATATTGTTATTTTAATTTTAGGTAAAAAATAGAACATCGTTTTAACTCCATATTTATACGTTATTTTAATGCGAGCACAGGTATTCAGGATGTTTAAATTGAAAAATTTCTGTATTAAATAATGTAAAGGAGTTGTTCAGGCACACGCGCTATGCCTGACTAATTCAGGAAGATAATTTGGCGTTTTGGAGATAATTCAAAATAGAGATAACCACCAAAAAACCTGCTCACGAAATTTTCGTAAAAAATAATTAGGCAGTTTGTTTCAATTAGATTCATAATCTCTATTCTCACAGCAATTTATTTGCCATTAATAGGTAAACATAGCCCTTATATTCCAATTAAGCAAATTTAGAGCAAACGGTTGTTAACGCCGTTTACTATTGGCATTTTATAAACGTTGTTTCTTGTAATTTGCCCAATATGTTTCTTTTTAAAACTAGAAATTGGTACTTGGTGCCAAAAGCTATTTCCGTGAATTTTTAATGCTCATTTCCGTACTTAAAATTTTATCAACTGCTTGTCTATATTTTGCTGGATTTGAAGCTTTTTTTATAGCTTTATATACTTTTTGCGGATTGGAAGTCGATTGCGAAAAGAATTCCCAAAAACCGAGCATTTTCATTTTTATAGGTGTTGGTCCAGACAAGTATTCATCGTATTGCTGATAAATAGTATCATGAAATTTAGAAAATATTTCCCACCTATTTTCAGGATAGTCTGTGGTGTCATTTTTTATCATACTTGGTAAAAACGGATCGGCAATTAGGCCGCGCCCAATCATAAAATGATCAATACTCGGAAAGCGTTTTTTCATGGCTTTAAAAGCAGAAACACTAGTAATATCACCATTGTAATACAATTTGTGCTTGGTGCTACTAATGCATTTTTCAAACGCATCTAAATCTACAGGGCCTTTATAAAGTTGCTTGCCAATTCTAGCATGTATGGCAATGTTCTTAAGCGGATACTTGTCTAAAATAGGAAAAGCATCTAAAATTTCTTCAGCATGTTCATAGCCCATACGCATTTTCATAGATACTAAAATATCCGTTTCATTATGCGCTCTGTGTAAAACTTCGTCAATTCGTGACGGGTTACAAATTAAACCTGAACCCATTCCAGACTTGGTAACCATGGGATAAGGACAACCTAAATTCCAGTTTAGCTCCTTGTAACCTAAACTTTGAACATATTTGATAACAAATAAAAATTCATCTGGATCATTGGTCATTACTTGCGGAATAACTTCTATAGTCGCATTGTTTTCTGGTAATAAATCATTTTGATAAGATTGCTTAATTTTCAGTTTGCCATTAAGCTTAATATAAGGCGCATAAAACGTATCAATACCACCGAAGTACTGATTGAAAGCATTGCGAAACCTGAAATCTGTAAAACCCTGCAAAGGTGATGAAAGAAGCGTATGAGCCATGATGTTATTTAGTTGTGCAAAGATAGGTTTTTTGCTTTATGGTTTGGATTTATAAATATAATATGATACCATTTTAAGCAACTTATTTTAAGGTACGCTATCTTTGCACGACGCCATCTCAAATCCTATTTATTACACCACCCTTTACGCAGCTAAATACAGCCTATCTTGCAACGACTTTGCTGGCTTGTTGTAAAGTGAGTCCGTAACCTTGATTGCGTTCATCAAAACTACTATCACGCTCATAAAGTTTAAACGGAATTCCACAAAGGATGCGAGCCACAGCAAGCGCTACACCACCAATGCCATCAACAATAATAGCCGCGTGTGGATAATTTTTAGTATCGGTTTGAGGTGTATGTCGCGCTGAAACCAAACCAGAACCCGAACACTTCAAGCAGAAGTAGAGGTGACCTCTAGGACGAATTGGAGTTGTTTCTTTGCTAATTATTTTTTTTACCACGTCCATGACATTCAGGGCAAACGGTATCCTTAACGGAATTGATTTTGGAGTTAATCATTTTATTCAAGGTGCATTTTGGAATAAGCTAAATACTACTTGCTGTTTTCTGCTACTGGTGAAATCATAATATGTGCTCTATGCGTTCCTGGATTCATAATCCAAGGATGATTTTGAGCAATTGGAACTTCTGGTAAACCTGTAGATTCTGCTGTTGCGTATGGCATATAAACGACATAGCGAAGTTTCGCGTTTTCAACTTTACTTGTTTCAGGATCATAATCCGTATCAGGACCATAGTAAATGTGCAAGGTTGACCCAATGGTCATTTTAAGTTTTCCCGATTTCACTTCTTCTTCACGAATATCAAATATTTCTTGATGGTTTTTTCCTTCCGCTTTCAAAGCGCGCCCTCTTGCCATGTATGGCTCAAGATCTTTATGATACGCTGCGGCACTGAATCCATTTTTATTCGGATCGTCAGCAAGAATAATAAATTCATTGTTACCTTCTCTTAAGGTCACAAATTCACCAGCCATATTGTATCCTATAATTTTAGCGCCAGATCGGCTTACTTCAGGAGCAGCCATTAATGCGGTTGCAATTAGTGCTTCGTCTGAATCAATTTTTTTTAATTGTTTATTGACTTTATTTGTTACGCTATCTGTAGGCTTTTTAATTTCAGAAGATTCTTCATTTACCGGTTTCGTTTTGTCTGATGAGTTACAAGAAATTAGAATTCCTGCAAATAGTAATGTTGTAATAATACGTTTCATATTATATTGGTTTTTTCGTGTTGACTTAATGAATCTATACAATCAGACTTAAATAGTAAATTGCATCTTTATGATAAAGGCAAGATACTAAATCTTTAATTTCTTTGCGTGGACTATCTCTTTTTAACGTTCATGCATTTTTATCTGCTTTGATCAATTAACGATGTTGTAATGCGTATTTTTGCAAATTGTATTACCTAATAGAAAACATGCGACATTTAAAAAAAACATCAGATAAAAAGGATAACTCACAGCCGAGAGTCACCATGAAACAGGCTTTTAAAACCATAATTTGGCCAAGACGAAATTTGGTTTTTATTGGTCTCCTTTTGATTGTAATCAGAAGTTTATCGGGTTTGGTTCTACCATGGCAAAGTAAAGTTTTACTAGATGAGGTGGTTCCAAATAAAGATACGTCGCAATTATACACCTTAATCGCCATTGTAATTGGTGCTATAACCATACAAGCCGTAACGTCCTTTTTATTAACTAGAATATTAAGCGTTCAAGCGCAATATTTAATCAGCGAATTACGATCAAAAGTTCAGAAAAAGGTGCTTTCGCTGCCAATTAGTTTTT
Above is a window of Bizionia sp. M204 DNA encoding:
- a CDS encoding exonuclease domain-containing protein — translated: MIYTIIDVETTGQTNRITEISIFKYDGNQVIDEFTSLINPQTLIPIYITTLTGIDNAMVANAPTFEEVAQDILNITEDTVFVAHNVNFDYNVIRDEFKLLDLDFNRKKLCTVRLSRKLFPGFPSYSLGKLCKSLDINLTDRHRARGDAKATVVLFDMLLKKDETGNVFSSFLNKSSREATLPSHLPTAVFNAIPNTAGIYYFKNKVGEIIYIGKAKDLKKRVLSHFYSKTQKSLDMCRETRDIDFELAGSELLALLMEDAAIKHHYPKFNKQAKRNPKSYGIFSYQDRNGIMHLAFNPAKSCPNPIKVFYNIRECRLFLEAFCSKYELCPKYCHLQEGVAQCCHYNIKTCKGVCTNNEQPSNYNKRVQDALEIITKVEEHKVIKRKGRTSDEEAFVLIKNGVYLGYGFIDNTEQINSPADLDNFIIPQKDNLDVQQILRTHV
- a CDS encoding LexA family transcriptional regulator; the encoded protein is MKKITKNIRHLRHLKGLTQEVFADDLKITRSRISSYEEGRSTPSIDMLIELSNYFKIPVDILIKNDLTKSKDTSFIDIGNTRVLFPITVDDDNENLIEVVPIKASAGYLSGYDDPEYIEQLQKIKLPFLPSGKHRAFPIKGDSMLPLKEGSYVVGKFVEDRRDISSNRTYVLLTLNDGMVYKRVINNIKETNSLLLVSDNPLYKPYEIPIDEVLELWEFTCSINTQEYDQEELKISSIMTMFNNLGVELKLLEKHLK
- a CDS encoding DNA polymerase IV; the encoded protein is MKKQMLHLDLDTFFVSCERLIDSRLQKRPLLVGGIGDRGVVAACSYETRRFGVHSGMSMKVARRLCPEAVVIRGDSSTYTKYSHLVTEIIKERVPVFEKASIDEFYADLSGMDKFFGSYKYASELRQEIIRETGLPISFGLSANKIVSKVATGEAKPNNQLRIDMGFEKSFLAPLSIRKIPSVGEKTYQILRNLGVDKVHVVQQMPLEMMISVLGANGKTIWKRANGIDNPSLIPFHERKSISTERTFTKDTIDVVKLRTTIFAMAENLAFQLRRADKLTACIAVKIRYSDFNTYTKQIKIPYTSADHILVPAVLELFDKLYQRRLLIRLVGVKFTHIVTGNYQINLFDDTENMLNLYNAMDTIRSKYGELSIQRAASMGAKTIGRFKNPFNGEPPVILAHRKH
- a CDS encoding DNA polymerase III subunit alpha, with translation MYLNCHSYYSLRFGTFSEVDLLELAKANGVKHLTLTDINNTSACLNFIRKAKDYNIKPAVGIDFRNGAKQQFVGIAKNNDGFQELNTFLSEYAHQKKRLPDLSPKFENAFVIYPLEQVMQLEKTKFENFEFIGITINDLKKLPFTIYKDYEDKLVIQQQVTIRNKKDFNAHRLLRAIDNNTLLSKLSKTEECSEHDKMYPEADLAEIFQLFPFILENTKQLLNACSVEFNFGADRISQNQSLYLESEEADFNYLKKLCEQKIYRRYPYPSEKVRERLETELKTIKEMSFVSYFLINYDIVSYSKSQGYIHVGRGSGANSIVAYIIGITDVDPIELDLYFERFINPFRKSPPDFDIDFSWKERNDITEYIFKRFKNVALLAVYNTFKFRAVVRELGKVFGMPKEEIDKICTGRYQKPEFDEMGALVIKYGELIQGFPNYVSVHSCGILILDKPIHYYSATNMPPKGFPTVQFDMIIAEDAGIFKFDILGQRGLAKIKDTLEIIKYNRPEAPEIDITDVEKFKTDPKVNALLKNGKATGAYYVESPAMRGLMCKLQTQDYLGLVAASSIIRPGVSGSGMKQEFIKRQRHPERRKEANPILLKIMPETYGIMVYQEDVLKVANQFAGLTLGEADVLRRGMSGKFRSRAEFQAVEDKFIANCKTKGYTDALTLEVWEQIKSFAGYAFAKGHSASYAVESYQSLYLKCYYPLEFMVAVLNNGGGFYSTEHYIHETKMCQGIIKTPCINKSDHPNTIEGNTIYLGFGYLKNLESYTVKRILTERQLYGTFKSLDDFIDRVVISIEQLTILIRIGAFSFTEIPKSELLWNAIFKINSSKAKTPQKQLFKPNHKAFTLPTLNSSWIEDAYDQMELLGFPLCNYFDLINEPIQEHIKAKNMFQYRTKNVLLYGKLVNTRFHKGATGKLMRFCTFVDDEGCYFDTVHFHDTVEKYPIHGIGIYACYGKITEEFDFCSVEIIWTQKMALKPDPRLN
- a CDS encoding GreA/GreB family elongation factor; this translates as MSRGFVKEDDQEDIPFVAPRADLPEGVTNYVTPNGMDELLVEKQAFADEKEHLNTTNEKERRIAINHINAKLQLLTNRITTAKIVDLAKQPQDEIRFGALITLKIGSAKTFQKYQIVGVDEADIAKGKISFISPIARLLTDKKVGEKAILKLVKEDRVFEIMDISYES
- a CDS encoding tRNA-dihydrouridine synthase, with protein sequence MAHTLLSSPLQGFTDFRFRNAFNQYFGGIDTFYAPYIKLNGKLKIKQSYQNDLLPENNATIEVIPQVMTNDPDEFLFVIKYVQSLGYKELNWNLGCPYPMVTKSGMGSGLICNPSRIDEVLHRAHNETDILVSMKMRMGYEHAEEILDAFPILDKYPLKNIAIHARIGKQLYKGPVDLDAFEKCISSTKHKLYYNGDITSVSAFKAMKKRFPSIDHFMIGRGLIADPFLPSMIKNDTTDYPENRWEIFSKFHDTIYQQYDEYLSGPTPIKMKMLGFWEFFSQSTSNPQKVYKAIKKASNPAKYRQAVDKILSTEMSIKNSRK